A region from the Pseudonocardia petroleophila genome encodes:
- a CDS encoding FAD-dependent monooxygenase yields the protein MDEQDCVVVGGGPGGAVLAYLLARAGRRVTLLEARSDFARRFRGDSLAPAVMDWLDALGLADDVLARPHATADAFTWHTPTAAYRVADFSRASARFPHYVLLPQPEFLGLLTGRAAEYPGFRLEMSARVTELVESDGRVCGVRYRAADGGTREVRAPLVVGVDGRFSQVRRLGGFETEELGAGLDILWFEVPRRAEDPPLSGLDYFAVPGAAIVALGQGATWQLGYVIPTGTVAQAREAGVGPVVALARDRMPWLGDRLDALTAFTDLTLLNVPITRLPSWYRPGLLLLGDAAHVISPVGGNGINIAIADAADAGNTLAPLLANRSSAAPAALDAACREIEARRRAVSDVEQRSQVRAERGSAGRIERGDPSPVWILRLAAAVPPIARAFGRRSASAIAIPPPTPAVLGAPAPR from the coding sequence ATGGACGAGCAGGACTGCGTGGTCGTCGGCGGCGGGCCCGGGGGTGCGGTGCTGGCCTACCTGCTCGCTCGGGCCGGGCGACGGGTGACGCTGCTGGAGGCGCGGTCGGACTTCGCGCGCCGCTTCCGCGGCGACTCGCTGGCCCCCGCCGTCATGGACTGGCTCGACGCGCTGGGCCTGGCCGACGACGTGCTCGCCCGCCCGCACGCCACGGCCGACGCGTTCACCTGGCACACGCCCACCGCGGCCTACCGGGTCGCCGACTTCTCCCGCGCCAGCGCCCGGTTCCCGCACTACGTCCTGCTCCCGCAGCCGGAGTTCCTGGGCCTGCTCACCGGGCGGGCGGCGGAGTACCCCGGCTTCCGGCTGGAGATGTCGGCGCGGGTGACCGAGCTGGTCGAGTCCGACGGCCGGGTGTGCGGGGTGCGCTACCGGGCCGCCGACGGGGGGACCCGCGAGGTCCGGGCCCCGCTCGTCGTGGGGGTCGACGGGCGGTTCTCCCAGGTCCGGCGCCTGGGCGGGTTCGAGACCGAGGAGCTCGGCGCCGGGCTCGACATCCTGTGGTTCGAGGTCCCGCGCCGCGCCGAGGACCCGCCGCTGTCGGGTCTGGACTACTTCGCCGTGCCGGGTGCGGCGATCGTCGCGCTCGGGCAGGGCGCCACCTGGCAGCTCGGCTACGTCATCCCGACGGGCACGGTCGCGCAGGCGCGGGAGGCGGGCGTCGGGCCGGTGGTGGCGCTGGCCCGCGACCGGATGCCGTGGCTGGGCGACCGCCTCGACGCCCTCACCGCGTTCACCGACCTCACCCTGCTCAACGTGCCGATCACCCGGCTGCCGAGCTGGTACCGGCCCGGGCTGCTGCTGCTCGGCGACGCCGCGCACGTCATCTCCCCGGTGGGCGGCAACGGGATCAACATCGCGATCGCCGACGCCGCCGACGCGGGCAACACCCTGGCCCCGCTCCTCGCGAACCGCTCCTCCGCCGCCCCCGCGGCGCTGGACGCCGCCTGCCGGGAGATCGAGGCGCGCCGCCGGGCGGTGTCCGACGTCGAGCAGCGCTCCCAGGTGCGCGCCGAGCGGGGGAGCGCGGGCCGGATCGAGCGGGGCGACCCGAGCCCGGTGTGGATCCTGCGCCTGGCCGCGGCGGTCCCGCCGATCGCGCGGGCGTTCGGGAGGCGGTCGGCGTCGGCCATCGCGATCCCGCCCCCGACCCCCGCGGTGCTGGGGGCCCCCGCGCCGCGCTGA
- a CDS encoding biotin--[acetyl-CoA-carboxylase] ligase, protein MNRTAHPLDAGALRAALVGPWAQLDVVERTGSTNADLMAAALAGAPDRSVLVAEHQEAGRGRLARSWVSPPGSGLTVSVLFRPVGVSPSRFSWLPLLAGLAVLDTVRAFTDVPAGLKWPNDLLVGTEPRKVAGILAEVADPSRPAVVVGIGLNVDSAPPDQPAATSLAAESGREIDRTAVLVELLTRLVEREADWRAGRGDPDVTRLRADYRAGCLSLGSPVRVELPGGTSVSGIAEDVDGDGRLLLLDAAGHRRAVAAGDVVHLRPAE, encoded by the coding sequence ATGAACCGCACCGCGCATCCGCTCGACGCCGGGGCGCTGCGCGCCGCCCTCGTCGGACCGTGGGCGCAGCTCGACGTGGTCGAGCGCACCGGTTCCACCAACGCCGACCTGATGGCCGCCGCCCTCGCCGGGGCCCCCGACCGCAGCGTCCTCGTCGCCGAGCACCAGGAGGCGGGGCGCGGCCGGCTGGCGCGCAGCTGGGTGTCGCCGCCCGGGTCCGGGCTCACGGTCAGCGTGCTGTTCCGGCCGGTCGGGGTCTCCCCGTCGCGGTTCAGCTGGCTGCCGCTGCTGGCCGGGCTGGCCGTGCTCGACACCGTCCGCGCGTTCACCGACGTCCCGGCCGGGCTCAAGTGGCCCAACGACCTGCTCGTGGGCACCGAGCCGCGCAAGGTCGCCGGGATACTCGCGGAGGTGGCCGACCCGTCGCGGCCCGCGGTCGTCGTCGGCATCGGGCTCAACGTCGACTCGGCCCCGCCCGACCAGCCCGCCGCCACCTCGCTGGCCGCGGAGAGCGGCCGGGAGATCGACCGCACCGCGGTGCTCGTGGAGCTGCTCACCCGCCTCGTCGAGCGGGAGGCCGACTGGCGCGCTGGTCGCGGCGACCCCGACGTCACCCGCCTGCGCGCCGACTACCGCGCGGGCTGCCTGAGCCTGGGCTCCCCGGTGCGGGTGGAGCTGCCCGGCGGCACGTCGGTCAGCGGCATCGCCGAGGACGTCGACGGCGACGGCAGGCTCCTGCTGCTCGACGCCGCGGGCCACCGCCGCGCGGTCGCCGCGGGTGACGTCGTCCACCTCCGGCCGGCCGAGTAG
- a CDS encoding PH domain-containing protein translates to MAYPDDLLVSGERVVLHKHPHAKMLVVPVLVLLLVVAVCVFVAALVREQTWAPVAWIALAVVGVGLAVWLTLVPVIRWRTTHFVVTTRRVLVREGVLSRTGIDIPMSRINSVQFRHTALERVLGCGTLVIESASDEPLEFTDVPQVEKVHALLYQEVADDT, encoded by the coding sequence GTGGCCTATCCCGATGATCTTCTCGTCTCCGGCGAGCGGGTCGTGCTGCACAAGCACCCGCACGCGAAGATGCTCGTCGTCCCGGTCCTGGTCCTGCTGCTGGTCGTCGCGGTCTGCGTGTTCGTCGCCGCGCTCGTGCGGGAGCAGACCTGGGCGCCGGTCGCGTGGATCGCGCTCGCCGTCGTCGGGGTCGGGCTGGCCGTCTGGCTGACGCTGGTCCCCGTGATCCGGTGGCGCACCACGCACTTCGTCGTGACGACGCGCCGCGTGCTCGTCCGCGAGGGCGTGCTGTCGCGCACCGGCATCGACATCCCGATGAGCCGGATCAACAGCGTCCAGTTCCGGCACACGGCCCTGGAGCGCGTCCTGGGCTGCGGGACGCTCGTGATCGAGTCGGCGTCGGACGAGCCGCTGGAGTTCACCGACGTGCCGCAGGTCGAGAAGGTCCACGCACTGCTCTACCAGGAGGTCGCCGATGACACGTGA
- a CDS encoding hydroxymethylglutaryl-CoA lyase, whose translation MTRELPQTVPGTGLPGAVSIYDVGARDGLQNEQAVVPVEVKAEFLDRLAGTGLRTLEATSFVHPKWVPQLADAADLLARLTRAPGVDYPVLVPNERGLDRALESGVAHVAVFASATETFAQRNLNRSLDEQFAMFDAVVTRAVGEGLRVRGYVSMCFGDPWEGAVDPAQVAAVGRRLVDMGCDQLSLGDTIGTGTPGHVDAVLDACVAGGVPVDRIAVHFHDTYGQALANTLAALRRGVTTVDASAGGLGGCPYAESATGNLATEDLVWMLDGLGIAHGVDLDALVATSAWMAGQLGRPSPSRVVRALAG comes from the coding sequence ATGACACGTGAGCTGCCGCAGACCGTCCCGGGCACGGGTCTGCCCGGGGCCGTCTCCATCTACGATGTCGGGGCCCGCGACGGGCTGCAGAACGAGCAGGCGGTGGTCCCCGTCGAGGTGAAGGCGGAGTTCCTCGACCGCCTCGCCGGCACCGGCCTGCGCACGCTGGAGGCCACCAGCTTCGTGCACCCGAAGTGGGTCCCGCAGCTCGCCGACGCCGCCGACCTGCTCGCCCGGCTCACGCGCGCACCCGGCGTCGACTACCCGGTGCTCGTGCCGAACGAGCGCGGCCTGGACCGGGCGCTGGAGTCGGGGGTCGCGCACGTCGCGGTGTTCGCCAGCGCCACCGAGACCTTCGCGCAGCGCAACCTCAACCGCTCCCTCGACGAGCAGTTCGCGATGTTCGACGCCGTCGTCACGCGTGCCGTCGGCGAGGGGCTGCGGGTGCGCGGGTACGTCTCGATGTGCTTCGGCGACCCGTGGGAGGGGGCCGTCGACCCGGCGCAGGTGGCGGCGGTCGGGCGCCGGCTCGTCGACATGGGCTGCGACCAGCTCTCCCTGGGCGACACGATCGGCACCGGCACCCCCGGCCACGTCGACGCCGTGCTCGACGCGTGCGTCGCGGGCGGCGTGCCCGTCGACCGGATCGCGGTGCACTTCCACGACACCTACGGGCAGGCGCTGGCGAACACGCTCGCCGCGCTGCGCCGGGGCGTCACCACCGTCGACGCGAGCGCGGGCGGCCTCGGCGGCTGCCCCTACGCGGAGTCGGCGACGGGCAACCTGGCCACCGAGGACCTCGTCTGGATGCTCGACGGGCTCGGGATCGCCCACGGCGTCGACCTCGACGCGCTCGTCGCCACGAGCGCGTGGATGGCGGGGCAGCTGGGCCGGCCGTCGCCGTCGCGGGTGGTGCGGGCCCTGGCCGGGTGA